The Malus domestica chromosome 17, GDT2T_hap1 genome contains the following window.
TAGTAACATTgcttataaataaaaacaaactcaCCAACACACATTGTAGCCTACTGATCATATCACTCATGCATGCACAAGTAAACTACAGTTGAGACGAAGAAATTAACTTCAAGAGCTGAAGTTAGCTACTGAAGATAACAGAGCAGTTTTGCCTGATGATTCTACATAACATAATCCACTGCAACAAACCAGATGATAAAAACAACTAAACCTACGGACATCGTCGGCTTACATAGTTCGAGTTGAGCTCTATAGGCTCTACCGATGGAACGAAGAGAGGAGAAGAAAGCCGCTGCATTTACAAACTAGCTACTCCATTAGTTGAGTTGAGGGAGGTACAAACAAACCACACTACTAGTTAGTTAGTGTCAGCCTGCCAGCCTTCATGTCTCCCAATTGTAAGGCTCCAATTTGTATTGCTCGAGTAACAGTTACATCATCATATTATGAAATCCAGCTGAATCCAAAAGTAGTGCTTTTATTTGCTCTGGCAAGAACTGGTTTTCCATGCATTGCTGTTTAACATACAAGGGATTAGGTTTTGTGTGTCCCTAAGAATACCATATTTTTGTTTCATGGCATTCCCGGAACAATGCCTCAGACGCTACCAAAACAGTTTTAATGCCAATCAATTGTGACCAACCACAAAAAATCTTTTCGGGATTAAAATCTTTATTTGAGTTCATCTTCCGAACAAAATGGACTCAAAAATTGAAGTTCAGAAGCAGCAAACATGGAAAACTCAACATTCATATCTCCCACAGTAAAATAGAAGATTTTACACAAAGTCAGGGTAATACTATATTTTAAGTCTGGATGTCAAAGGGTAAAGCACCAAGAATGAAAAAGAACATAGATACATACACCAAGAATGAAAAAGATTTACTAGAACGAAAGATACAATAAGAATACCATATTTTTGTTTCATGGCATTTCCGGAACAATGCCTCAGACTCTACCAAAACAGTTTTAATGCCAATCAATTATGGCCAACACAAATAATCTCTTCGGGATTAAAATCTTTATTTGATGGTCTATCTTCCGAACAAAATGGACTCATAAATTGAAGTTCAGAAGCAGCAAACAAGGAAAACTCAACATTCATATCTCCTACAGTAAAATAGAAGATTTTTACACATAGTCAGGGTAATACTATATATTAAGTCTGGATGTCAAAAGGTAAGGCACCAAGAATGAAAAcgaacatacatacatacacaaagtcacatatatatatatatatatatatatatatatatatatatatatatttatacacgTGTGCGTGTGCTATTTGTGTTAATACAAGTCACCCTTATACTTCATATGTAGAAACAGTCTCAGCAATTCGCTATCCGGAAAAGAAACATACCTCAGCACGGAACACGTCTAAAGCAAACCCATTGAAGCAGCTGATCACAGCCTGCTGGATGTCCAAATCAAGGTTATCCAAGGCCCTCATGGTCGAGAGAAAGAGACCTGGTCTCCGAGCACAGAACATGTGGATGTTAACAGTTCGCCCTTCCCTTACCCGAACCTCCACCTGCAAAATACATTGAAGATTACAAGTTAAGGAAATCTTCTTGATCATACTTTACATATTGCATGCTTCAAATTATACGGGTGAATAAAAGTTACCTTCGGTTGAGTTTTGGGGCTAGGCAAGGAGCTTGGGCAGAGCTCTTCTTTGACACGGCAGGGAAGGGTGGATGGAGGGGGTGTCAACGGATGAAAGCTTGTTGAAGGTGGCAGCAAAGAGCTAGGTGGAGCTGAATCCAGCTCGTTATGGAGGTCATTGATCCTTTGTAGAAGTTCTTTCAAATAATCAATTGCATCCCCTAGTATGGACGCCCTATCCATCTGTGTACAACATGACAGAATACTCATCATGTATTAGGACTGATAAGCAAGAAGCCACGAATCACACAGGAAGCTGAATCCCCCAAACAATGGCCCAACTTAAGGCAATATCAAGAGCCACTGGATCTGTCATGGATTTTCCGAACTATTAATTTCCTTCGAGTAAAAAGACCAATTCGATGTAAAACAACGTGAGTACTTCTCTTAATACATCAATACAATAGTATGTATACATTACCTTTTAGGTGGCTTAAATTCTTTGTAATTCTAAGGCGCACATCCGGCTGTTACATTCAGCTAATTTCCGTACTTATAGTACTagttaaaatgaaaaatgaaaaaaaaaaaaacacaaaagtagagCAAGAAACTCACATAAACTAACATAAAAAGATAGGGAAAGCACACAAAGACTGCATCTTCAAAGGAACAaggcaaaaagaaattaatggaGAACTATGTCCACTGTCTAGTATAGATGGTACAGAAAATGACTACCTTGCTTATCTTGGGTACAACAGACCTAAGCATGTAGAGCCTGTCATTGAGCTTCTTCCTCCGCCTTCTCTCCGCCATCAGATTTTTGGCCGGCAAACCCTTCTTCTTGCCCTTGCGGTCACCTCCCTCTACTCCGGTGACAGTGCAGTTGGCATTCGAATTGTTTCCACCATTCTTCGCATTGTCCTCCACCTCCACTTGACTGTGCTCATTAAAATCGTTCGAGTCATAATTCAAACCAGACACATCCAGACTCTCTTCCTCCACCTCACCCTCCTcgttcctcctcttcttctccaaATTCTCCACTAGTCCTCCGTATCTGGGGGCCGAAATCTCCAAATTCCCCAATTTATCAGCCCCATCACCGCCAGAGTTTTGGCGGCGCTTCTGGAAAAGAGTGGGCTGAGCACCCATGGGAGGGAACAGGAGCTTAGCCCCGTTCAGCAGCTGAGCACCGGCGGAGCCATCGAAGCCTTCGAAGCCAAAGTCGCCGTCGAGTATATTGGCGTTGTCGGTCACTGGCAGCAaccgactcgccggaaactcGGCGCTCGAACTGAACTCGGGAGTACCCATCTGAGAGTGAGAATTGAGAGCCGTGAAACCCATCAGAAGAGAGGACTTGGAAGGCTGATTTCCCTGAAAGGAGCCCAGAAACCCAGCGTCGCAGCCCAGGTCGAAGCTGCTATCAAGAGGGTTGGAGCAGACGACGTTGAGGAGAGAGGAGAAGCAGGATTTTGGAGGCAAAAACTGCTGTGACGGCTGTGAAGAGTCGATAGAGAATGCCTGCGACAGAGAACAGGAGGCGGAGGAGTCGTTTGGTTGCAGAGGAGCAAATGTAGTTTCAGAAGCTTGGGTGGAAGAGAAGGTATGGAGGTCTTGAGCTGGGTTGCTGAGAATGTTGTTCGTGTACCAGTCACCTTCCAGCATTAATTTGACGTTTGAAAAAGAAACTCCCAAGCTCGAATCTTGGTCGTTTCTTCTGGGTTCTGCCTCATTGTTATTATTGTTTCTGGTCCAAGACGCTGCTTCGTGTTCGTCTCCGCCCATACAAGCGGCGCCGCTGGACATGGGAAGCATGACTGTCTTTCTTCACTTGtcaagacttttttttttttggtcaagacTTTGTTATACGATTATACCCTTTAGGAAAAGTTGTCTgaaagagacaaaacaaaaggCGGGGTTCGGTTACAGAGGTTCGATAGAAAACGCAGAAAAGGACAGCAACTTTTTGCTCAGAGTCGGGTCATCATTTTGAGAAGAAACGGAGACATAGATTCCCGATgttttttctctaatttttagctgggaaatggaaatggaaatGGATTCTTTCAAGTTCGAACGTTCAGTTTCATCAGTTTTGTGGAAGGGAAATATCGTATTGGTCTCTAAACTAATTGTAATTATTGATTCATCTAATTGTCACAACGTGAAATAATGTTCTTCCATTTTAAATAACTTCATTAGAAAAATATCGCATTGATCTCTAATTTTTGAACAgataaaaatttagttttttaaccaaaaatttGTACATATTAATTCATAAAATTGTCTCACGGTGTGGTTATGTTTCTTCTTTTTAGGTAACTTTTGCCATAGATTTTTGTACCTTATTATCCCTTAAAACCCTTCATTTTAAAAGTGTTACCAAAAGAATCGTTGAGTCACATTGTgacaaattcattaaaatctaACTTTTCGTTTAAAACAGTCTTAAATTACAAAAccaacatcaacaacaacagaGCAAAGCTAGCTAGGTGGACCAactttttaaccaaattttcaAACTATAAATGTATCATCACTATGAAATTACATACATTAATATTTtgataataatctaatcatcaataACACTATGGATAGAATTTCAACTCGCACAATAAAACTAGATGATTCCTCTCTGTTCACGTGACCAGACTAACTAGTCCAGGGTAGACTGCTGTGGATAACTTGGCTGCATACGTGGCATGCATGCAACTCATTAACAAGTCGGGAGATGAGATATACCCGCCATTCACTGCCAAATCTTGagggtttaattgtttttaacgTACAAATTAATATAATCAAGTAAACAATAAATGTAGACAAAtaacaaaaagtaaaataaaaatcttcCGAGTTTTAACTTGGCTGTTTGGTGGACATCGAAATGCATGCATGTGAAGTCTGAAGATTGAAGAGTACTAACGATCGAAGACCCGTCCAAAGCGGTTGGGATTACGATGTGGCTGTGGTCGATCTCCAAACTTTCCTCCAATAAATAagctaaaattttgaaaattttatctGATCTCTCATTATCTATCATTCATCCGCACAAAGAAAAAAGCCCAAGGTGGTTCATTTTCTAAACAGTAATAACAAAAGGAAAGGAAACTAACAAGCTGCAAGCGGGTCCATGACAGCTAAAAGATTACAGACAGAAGACCATGCAGGCATATTGTATACCATTTGTATATATTCATTATTCATTCAGGCTTTCAGCTGTGTGAACTGCGGGACCACTGTTACTAATAATACTTGTTCGTGATGTCGATGGCCTCGCTCTCTTCCTCTCTGAAAATATGACGTTGAGGAGTGAACTCAAAGAAGGTCCTGATCGAGCGAGCAGTATATTAACTTACTAATCAGTAATATCGGTAATATATACTTGATCATTCAGGCGTTCCCATACGTACACCACTTTATAGCTTCCCGGGCAGCCAATTCAACAACATTTAAATATAGTACGTAATATAATCAAGCTGCTTGAAATAAAAAAGACACATGCATGATAAGCATGTACGCAAACAACAATTAACTTGTGTACGTTTGTAACGAAAACAAGTCTAAACCTTATTGGAGTCTTGACTCTAGGCATATACTAGGATTACATTACACAGGTTGATCCCGAGAAGAAGGGAAGCTAAGACTTTTGAAGCTGGTGAACCCTCCATCCAGCACTAGATTATGACCCGTCACATATTTTGCTTCATCCGACGCCAGATACACCGCCGCTTGCGCCACATCTATCTCCTCACACTTCGCACCCTTGAGCTCTCCCAGCCCATTCACTATCTCTTTAACTTGCTCCTCCGTTGCCCCCGGATAAAACTGCTTTATTTCCCGCACCGCCATTGGCGTCGGTATTGGACCCGGCGATATGCAATTGACTCGGATCCCGTTTCGGCACAGCTCGCTCGCCAGTGATTTCACCAGGCCAGGTATCGTAAATTTCGATATCGAGTAGGAGTGAGGCCCAAGGCCACCCAACAGCCCAGCTATGCTGGACGTGCACAGTATGGAGCCTGAGCCCGCAGGTTTCATGACTCGGGCCGCATGCTTTATCCCAGCAACCGCGCCCCTCAAGTTGACCCGGATCACTCTGTCAAACTCTTCAAGGTTCAGGTCAGCGATGCTGGGCGGGAATGCTGGGCCTGTTATTCCCGCGTTGTTGTACATTATGTCAAGTTTTCCATGACGGGCCATGGCGGTTTCTACAGCCTCTGCTATCTGGGACTCAATGGTAACGTCGCACTGGACAAAGTAGGCTGCGGGGCCCAGCTCTTTGGCAACTTGTGGACCCAGCTCAGAATCTGAGTCTGCAATGATGACGTGTGCTCCATGTCGGATGAACTCGTGGGCCGTGGCCTTCCCAAGCCCGCTAGCTGATCCTGTTATTATGGCTACCTTGCCTTCCAACCTTCTTTTATCAAACAAAGTATGCACATGGATGATTAGATTCTTAATGCATCGAAACAGATGTTAATATTATCACTTTAATGTTAATGTACTCGGAAAAATAAAAggcaagaaaagaaaggaacaacacGCGTGTTGAATATGCAATGAAAAGACAAGATCAGTCATGTCGTTTGAAAATGAGGTCTGCGAAACGACGTCCGATCAAGAAAATGATTATAGGGCAGATTGATCATTCAATCATGAAGCGGTGGATCGTTTTCCACGCCGGAAATCACCCAAAAAGCAACACCGCCCACATTCAATATTTGACTCATGTTCATATAAAGTGGGATTTTTGTGCacggaaatttttttattagagaGTAGTAGTCCATCCATTTGAATTCGATGCCCGACAATGATGAAAGTTTGAAATTTAACGTGAGTGTAAAACTGGAAGTAActtatatacaaaaaaaatgttattataactgtattttaaattaattatatattgttATGACAAAATGTGATTAATTTGATAATTAGCACAACGGTATCCTCGTTTTAAGTAAGATATTTCCATAAAAATGAAGACATGCGCTATGAGTTGTTACTTTTGATCTGACCAGggctagatttttttttttttttttttttttttttttggaaaaactgACCAGGACTAGTTTAAGCTTGAAAGCATTGCATGTGCTGCACGGTGTCTTAAACATCACTGTCAAACATAATTATTGATCAAATACTTAAGTTGACCTTACTAAACTAAACTATATAATATTGAAGATGGCAGAGGAACTGCCGAGATTAATTACTATGAAATGGAATTTTAATCATGGGATCACTCATAGCTCCACGGTATATGCATAATTTACTTAGAAACTGCTGTCAGAATAGCTAGGTACAATTTTACTACAAAATTGAGCATGTTAATTTctcacaaatatatttttaatcagACTTTGTTTGTTGCTAAAACTTTCGCTATGGATGATCTCAAGATGgttatgtttttcttttagttttaaacCCTCAACAATAAATATGAGACTTCCCTTGCATTACACTATATATAAAATGGTATCTTAAGATGTATAACAGTTTAAGTAACCTTATAATAATATAGTACTCCTACTGGGActtaaatatattatatatgctgGGCCGGGTGACTACTACTATCTGATAAAAACGATagaagaaaacagaaaataataatGCACAAAAACTGTGCGACAATAGTCACGGTGAATAAGGTACCGATCGAGGTAGAACTAGAAGAGATTTCCATTAATAAGAGAGAAGATGGACAAAAGAAGGGAAATATTAATAGGATCAACCATGTTTTTGGAATCGATCGATCTGCAGCTACCAGATCATGTATAATAAACTGTAAAATATACATACCTTCCATGGCCAGATGCACCAAACGTTGAAAAGGGCATCGCTCGCTTACAGAGAAAATCATTGCAGCTGATCAGCTTAAACTCTCTGAGAATAAAACAAATATTCCACATCTATCCCTCAGTTTCCGTGAATTTCCAGCGCATATAGCTACTATTAGGGTagcatatataattattttggtcatgTCAAATAGCATATATGGTATTATTGGTAAAATAAGGCGTGAACTGACCTGGTTAGTGATCTGAGCATATCTGTAGCAAAGATCTGATGAATtgatgcgagagagagagagagagagagagagagagagagatgcttgACCCTAATTATCTAACTGATGATCAGTGGTAGAACTCAATAGCTGGAAAGAAACAAGGACCAGAATTTATTGGAGAGCAGGAAGAAAACGTTATAAATTGCAGTTGTAGATACGCGTTTtcatgcagagagagagagagagagagagagagagagagagagagagagagcgcaaatttgatattgaagtTGAACATGGTTTACAAAATATGTGACCTGTCGTATTTAATGATCCTAAGttaaaacagcagaaggaagcCGAGTGCTAAAGAATCAATGTGAAGGTTTTTGGATGTGAGTaagattttctctctttctattCTCATATCTTTGCCTCCCGTACTCCCATACTTTGAAAAGATTTTTCAGCGTGATCGGTACTACTGTGTTACTGTATAAATGATAGgataaatttactaaaaaattaataacttaaaaaataaaatttctcacaacttttataaaaacacgtagtataccacttgtgttcccgtcacaatgaaaaatttctctacactttactttttgtcttcttgtctttataaaaaaaatcaatataaaacgTTGATGTGACTTAATCCTAACCGTTCAAATAGAATGAgcaagaatgagagagagattagGAAGGGAAATAATTCTCTTGCTTTGGATGTAGCAGGCTGCAGACTGCAGACTGCGGTAGCTGGAGGTGTACGTTAGCAAGCCAAACCGAGctaacaaaaaaataagatttctaagaaaaaaaagaaattaaaaggaaCAGCAACGATCGTAAATAATGGTGTAATTAATATTAGTTTAAAGATACATATAATTGGATATCAATATATACTGAAGGAACAACTAAGCTATAAAATTAAGCAGATTGTCATTGTATTGAGTTAGTGGAGACAAACAACGGACAAGTGAGTGAAGCTACAATCTCGTAGTGCGGGATTGCATATTTTTGGTCTCTTAAACAAAACTTAAGTAACTCCTTCGTGTTCTTTTTCTTGGCCTGACTTGCCTTATCATGTTCTGTACCCGCATACAAACAATTAAtgaaatgttaattaattaatttgtcatTAACAAACCCCACTTATATATGATCATGAGTAATTAAAGTAGTTCAATACTAGCAACTGGAGCAACATATGTATAATgcatacatgcatgcatgcgtTGATGAAAGCTTTAATTTGGTGATTGTATAGTACGTATTTCACTATTTCGTGTGCGAATATAAGTactataaatatgtattatGGAGGTTGTAATGATCGATGGGTGTTAATTAAAGTAGTTACTAGCTATTAACCATAGTCATTAGTGATGACATGGTTACTTAGTAATGAAGAATATAGTTAGTTGAAATGTGTTGGTAGGTTGTCATAAGGATAAGATTGGTTAGTATAGTTagaagggtattattgtaattaggttatatgactatataagggattgtatagctatcatttccttaagttcttttgtatacattttctccattttaatcaatacaatctttctGATTTTTTCTctatcatcttcatcttcctttgtaccaattcttcatcttttacaatgtagttaatatggtatcagagccaccaggcTCACGCCATGGATTCTAGTGGTTCCGCTTCTcagttgttttcattttttttccctgTTTAgctttccttcaaattttcattagaTATTTCGATAAGTTTTTCGGTGGGCATTCTCCTCGTTGTTGTGTTCTTGGACGGCGAAGCGAGCGAGGTCTTCAACTTGGGCGCTATTCTGGGTGCCGCGGGATTCTTGGATTCCACCGAGTATGGTCATTAGAAGTCGCCATTGAAGACAACAAAGCTGAAATCTTGAAGAATGGAAGTGGGTTGTTTGGATTTCTGGGAAACAGGGTTTCTGCAGGCTCTGTTCAATTTATACAACGAGCTTCTGAGATGGGTTTTGGTCTTAAACGCTGCGAGAGAGCTGCAAGCGGAGAACCAATCGAAGTGCagacattttctgggaaatttggTGGTCTTCTCAGATCACTTTCTGAATTCTTTGGTGGTGTTTGATTGTTCAAGATTGCAAATCTTGGAAGTTCTTCAGTTTTTAATACCACCGACTCGGATTCCCATTCTAGATCCGTTTTGTGGGTCTTCATCCCCACCGCCCTCCGCCAACGGCACAGCCACATCTGGGTTTCCCGGAGCTTCCTGGTTTGAAGAAACGAGTTTTCGTACAAGCTGGGTTTTCAAGATTCAAGTTCTCAGGTTTTGTTTTCGGTTACTGGTTTGCTTTCTAGCATATCAACTGTTTGTGATAATGTCTCAGTGAGAATTTTCTGGGTTTCGTGTTCATTGGGATTTGCTGCTCATATATCCTCGATATCATATATCCTCAAAATTTCCTCAGAATTTGGTTTTTCTGCGATTGTTCTGGTTGTGTGTTCTTGTTGGGTTGATCGTTCTTGGGAAAGTCATGTAGCAGCCTTGTTGACGACAGCCTTGCCGTCGAGTCACTCGGTCTTGGCGGAAGACAACGATGCATGAGACTCTGTGTGACTGAGAGCAAAGTTTGCTTTCTTTGCACTGTTGATTATCTACTTCTTCATTCATCTTGGTGGTGTTTTCAGAGCAGTCTTCTGAATTCGATTTTCTGTGATTTTGATCCGTGCTCTGTTTTCTGGTATGGCAGAACGTTTAGACTATGTGCAGCCTAAGTGTTTGACGAATTGCCCATATTTTCTTCATCTGGATTCTTTTCTCGAATTTGATTTGGGATTTTGGTTATGTGTTCTTCTGAATTGGTAAATGAATTCTGGTATATGGGTTGTGAGATAGATCATCGAAGTGTTGATAGCAGTCATTTGGAATTGTTTGGTGATCTGCAACACTTATTTCTTGAAGCTGTGATTTTTGATGTACTTTCGAGTTTTAATTGAAGTGAAGCTGTGGTCTTGATGTGTTGATCTCTGCAAGTATTAGTTTTCTTGTCGATTTAAAGAAGAAAATGTCATTCTTTCTATGAATCTTGGAGTTTCATTCTCCTAAGTTGCAGTATGATTTGGAGTTTCAATCTCCTCAGTTGCAGTATGATTTGTGTTCATGGAGTGTCAGTCTCTTTATTTGGTATTTTTTAGTAGAAGTTTGAGATTTGTGTTGTgctttggagtgtcattctccttggctGATTAggtttcttggagtgtcattctccatGGTAGTTTAGTTTCTtgggagtgtcattctccttggtagatTTAGTTTCTTGGCAGTGTCAACTATGGCTTCTCAGTTCACAGTAAAAAATTTGTTGGGTATGTTCAGACCAAGACCACGAAGCACAGCTCTTTCTCCCGCAACCATCATGTACTTTGGAACATCCTGTGCCATCACAGAACCACCACCAATAAATGAGAAATAGCCAACATGGCAGAATTGATGAACGACAACAGCCCCTGCATACATCTTGGTCTTGCAGTTCCAGATCAGTTTCAGCGTTCTAGCTCGTTCAACCttcacttggctacaccaagttcagtttgaggggggagtatTAACCATAGTCATTAGTGATGACATGGTTACTTAGTAATGAAGAATATAGTTAGTTGAAATGTGTTGGTAGGTTGTCATAAGGATAAGATTGGTTAGTATAGTTagaagggtattattgtaattaggttatatggctatataagggattgtatagctatcatttccttaagttcttttgtatacattttctccattttaatcaatacaatctttctggttttttctctatcatcttcatcttcctttgtaccaattcttcatcttttacaatgtagttaatacTAGCTAATCCGGATATGTATATTCTCCATTCTCTATCCTAGCAGACTAGTCTAGCTAGTTGGGCCTATATGAAGTAATCACCAACACCACGCCTAGCTCTGTATTGCTGAGGATTACGAAAGATGAGAATTGGATGGCTTCAGCTTGACGATCACACGAGGGAGggatatgtatataaatttttgtttgggAATGAATTTCACATTAATGAGATGACGAATTTTGCATtagcttataagaggttggactATTCCTTATATTTCCAATTAGTTTtctggtggaacctcaatttttttcatggtatcagagtagaTTATTCACGTGTAAAGCCCAACGGTCACACTTGATCAACGTCACCTAATTGTGTTGTCTACGTATTAGGCTTGAAAGTTCACCACACGCAAGGGGTGTGTTGAAAATGAATCCCACACTGATGAGAATAAGaactttgcatgtgtttataaGTAGTTTAGCTACTTCACATATTGTCAATTAATATtatagtggaacctcaactttcttcatttaTATCAACTAAGATAAGGATTGCGTTATGCCCTTAAAGGTAGGCGTGAGTACGGTTTGGTTCAATCTAGTTCACTCCTTAAACCATAAtagaaattaaatattattgCTGGTTTGGTCTAGTTGGATTTGATATAAAATTATAACTAAAACCATACGGTTTGGTTTACGTCATTTCCAGTTCAGTTTCGCGGTTTTTATGCCCACCCCTTGGGGAATGAGCTTATTGCACCGCTTTTAAATAatgtatattttcatataaatttcataaccaaaattgttcagtttcataaacatGATTGGAATTCTTATAAACATACATTAATCGGAGTTTGTTTAGTCATataaatgtatcaaataaattaacGGTT
Protein-coding sequences here:
- the LOC103425767 gene encoding transcription factor ICE1-like, with the protein product MLPMSSGAACMGGDEHEAASWTRNNNNNEAEPRRNDQDSSLGVSFSNVKLMLEGDWYTNNILSNPAQDLHTFSSTQASETTFAPLQPNDSSASCSLSQAFSIDSSQPSQQFLPPKSCFSSLLNVVCSNPLDSSFDLGCDAGFLGSFQGNQPSKSSLLMGFTALNSHSQMGTPEFSSSAEFPASRLLPVTDNANILDGDFGFEGFDGSAGAQLLNGAKLLFPPMGAQPTLFQKRRQNSGGDGADKLGNLEISAPRYGGLVENLEKKRRNEEGEVEEESLDVSGLNYDSNDFNEHSQVEVEDNAKNGGNNSNANCTVTGVEGGDRKGKKKGLPAKNLMAERRRRKKLNDRLYMLRSVVPKISKMDRASILGDAIDYLKELLQRINDLHNELDSAPPSSLLPPSTSFHPLTPPPSTLPCRVKEELCPSSLPSPKTQPKVEVRVREGRTVNIHMFCARRPGLFLSTMRALDNLDLDIQQAVISCFNGFALDVFRAEQCMENQFLPEQIKALLLDSAGFHNMMM
- the LOC103425768 gene encoding momilactone A synthase-like isoform X2; protein product: MLRSLTREFKLISCNDFLCKRAMPFSTFGASGHGRRLEGKVAIITGSASGLGKATAHEFIRHGAHVIIADSDSELGPQVAKELGPAAYFVQCDVTIESQIAEAVETAMARHGKLDIMYNNAGITGPAFPPSIADLNLEEFDRVIRVNLRGAVAGIKHAARVMKPAGSGSILCTSSIAGLLGGLGPHSYSISKFTIPGLVKSLASELCRNGIRVNCISPGPIPTPMAVREIKQFYPGATEEQVKEIVNGLGELKGAKCEEIDVAQAAVYLASDEAKYVTGHNLVLDGGFTSFKSLSFPSSRDQPV
- the LOC103425768 gene encoding momilactone A synthase-like isoform X3, giving the protein MLRSLTREFKLISCNDFLCKRAMPFSTFGASGHGRLEGKVAIITGSASGLGKATAHEFIRHGAHVIIADSDSELGPQVAKELGPAAYFVQCDVTIESQIAEAVETAMARHGKLDIMYNNAGITGPAFPPSIADLNLEEFDRVIRVNLRGAVAGIKHAARVMKPAGSGSILCTSSIAGLLGGLGPHSYSISKFTIPGLVKSLASELCRNGIRVNCISPGPIPTPMAVREIKQFYPGATEEQVKEIVNGLGELKGAKCEEIDVAQAAVYLASDEAKYVTGHNLVLDGGFTSFKSLSFPSSRDQPV
- the LOC103425768 gene encoding momilactone A synthase-like isoform X4, with amino-acid sequence MWNICFILREFKLISCNDFLCKRAMPFSTFGASGHGRLEGKVAIITGSASGLGKATAHEFIRHGAHVIIADSDSELGPQVAKELGPAAYFVQCDVTIESQIAEAVETAMARHGKLDIMYNNAGITGPAFPPSIADLNLEEFDRVIRVNLRGAVAGIKHAARVMKPAGSGSILCTSSIAGLLGGLGPHSYSISKFTIPGLVKSLASELCRNGIRVNCISPGPIPTPMAVREIKQFYPGATEEQVKEIVNGLGELKGAKCEEIDVAQAAVYLASDEAKYVTGHNLVLDGGFTSFKSLSFPSSRDQPV
- the LOC103425768 gene encoding momilactone A synthase-like isoform X1, which gives rise to MWNICFILREFKLISCNDFLCKRAMPFSTFGASGHGRRLEGKVAIITGSASGLGKATAHEFIRHGAHVIIADSDSELGPQVAKELGPAAYFVQCDVTIESQIAEAVETAMARHGKLDIMYNNAGITGPAFPPSIADLNLEEFDRVIRVNLRGAVAGIKHAARVMKPAGSGSILCTSSIAGLLGGLGPHSYSISKFTIPGLVKSLASELCRNGIRVNCISPGPIPTPMAVREIKQFYPGATEEQVKEIVNGLGELKGAKCEEIDVAQAAVYLASDEAKYVTGHNLVLDGGFTSFKSLSFPSSRDQPV